The following is a genomic window from Gavia stellata isolate bGavSte3 chromosome 3, bGavSte3.hap2, whole genome shotgun sequence.
CACACTGAATCTCTTCCTGTATAGCACAGGACTTTCTGCCACAGCCAGATGGAAGCTATCTtctgtggagcagaaggcattAGACTTGGTTTTGATCATGATTAGGTTCAGGGCATCAGTTTTTAACTGAACATTAAACTGAAACTTTGGTTTGATAGCTGTGCTGCACTGACCTTAAACCAATGACACACATATCTGCAAAGATGAATGGTGTGGAGGTTCCTGTACAGATATGCCAGGTTCATCCTGCATGGGAAGGATGGATTTGTTCATGCAAGTCACTCAGAGTAGTATCAAGTGGTTTGTTATACATTGTTtggaaagaatttttatttctctttgtctgGTGTAGATATCTTCTCCAAAGTTTAGagggagtttatttttttagtctGTGCAAGCTCTATTTGGCGTCGTTCTCCCTCCTGCTACTCAATGTTTCTAACACAGAGATAGATCTGCATTCTCACCTACCATTTAAAGAAGCACGTCTGCAGAGTAGGGCCTCTCCAAGAGGCACGACACATGGCAGTGCTTTGTTATAAGCTCAATGCGCTCATTGTAACTCGCAGGTCTTGCAGTAGGAAGGTCAGTGTTTCTGTACTCCATGGCTAGACGTACATTGTGTCTGCTAAATACTGCTGTAGTATTTCATCGCAATGGGAACCCGGACAATAGGTCATGCCTTGCATTAATGCGTAGGATCTTGAAAAATCAATACAGTTCAAATAACAGGGGATCGCTGCCCCGTCTTTTACTATTCCTATGACACACAGAGCACTCTGGGCATACAGGGAAATTTTTTGCAGGCACAGCAATGGCTGTGCCATTAAGCTGCCACTGAGCACACAGAAAGTACCACAGACCCTCTGCTAACTCCTGCCAATAATTCAGAGTCATGCAAATGCATGTATTATTTGAAACATGAACAGTTCCCTTGCTCCAGGGATCTctccagatatttttttttccgtaatacaaatacaaaagtCAAATTCCTCAAGGGAGGGCCAGTCCCTGAGTCAGCTTTTGTGTCCAGCAAGCCCCAGACCAAAGTgattgtatttcttttgctgtctgaGGGCCTTATCTAACAACCATTAGAATCAATAGAAAGGCTCATTGATTTAAAAGACTTTGGATAAAGCATGTAAGGCCACAGCCTGCACCATTGCAATCACCAGAAAATTTGTCGTTGACCTGAGTGCAGGATGAAATACCCGGGCTCTTGGTCAGCAGGTATTTAAGTACACGcacataatttatttcatttgtaacCATTCATATGCCTAACTACTTGTCAGATCTGGAACAAAAGCACGCTGGTTGCCAGGTTGAGAAGAGGGGTATCTTTCAGATCTGCCCTTCTCCTACCAACAGCGGTGCTATCTGGAGGAAAGAATAAGCAAGTCCATTGTTTCCACCATTTTGTGATGATAGGGAATTAAAGATGACAAGTGAAATGAAGAGTAAAGAAATTGAGAGCAACACTACAGAAAGAGGGGAGCTTCTATCCTTTTAATTACTTCTCAGgggactttaaaaaatataaacactGGCCTTTTAACTTCATTAAGAGTCTATCTCAAATACAACCCAAGCCTTCCTAGGGCTTGCCTACactggaaaaatacattatgtTAATTGATTAACACGTAATGCTTAATATAACAGTCAATATAAACAAAGACTACTATGTTTAACACTTTGTGTTGTTGTTGACCCAGGGTAACCCAGCTGCCAAACATGACAGTTCTTGTCTACACTAAGTGCTTTGTATTGCATTAATTAACGTGTTCTAACACTATGTAATTTTGCAATACAGATAAATCCTTTGGGGCGTTTATTCcgtaaatttaattttctgtctcgCCTATCTTGAATTCACAGACACACGCTGCTTCTGCCATCTCCCCTCCCCCCTTCAATCTTGGAGCCCCTATCATTGAAAATCAAAGAGACTTTGTAGGCTTTCCCCCGAATTGCTTCAACTTATAAACCAGAAGTTCAATCAAACATACAATCAGTTTACGCCCCTTGATAGTGCTgatgttataaaaataaagttgatCTCATAGTTCAGGAAGGGTTAGTTCAGACTAGAAAAACATCATCAAATACCAGATGTTTGAagttttttgcaaaaatattgcAAATCATACAGCTAGACAGTTTGTCAGTCAAATTACACAGCCTATTCCCAGCTGCaggaagatatttttcagtgtttttccaaaatttgctttctgcattttgtttcaCATAGAAAAATTCTGTccttacaaaaaggaaaaaaaaaaaaaaaaggaagtgtacAAAGAAGATATTATTAAACACTGAGGTTAAAAGATCAAGAACTTTATCTGGACTCTAGCAACTGTAACACAGTCATGTTGCACACCTTGTATTTTAGTAGAAAATGTTATTATCGCTTGTTACAAACCAAGTTACTCAGCAGTACCGAAACCATGAATAATCCTGCGTTGTTAAGATGTGTTGCATGTAAAAGGCTGTTTGGCTGCACATCACCCATTTGTTTCAGCATCTTCTGAAAGGACGCAGATATTTGGTTGGCCGGCATTCACTGCAGTCTGAAGTGACTATTAACATTCTGATACATTCAGAGTTGTATTAAGCGACTGAAGGTGAGCAGCACGGCTACACCAGCTCTCCTGGACTGTATCTTCACCGCCTGgaaattcctttcctttttagctGCTCATCTCTCAGGAGCACTGCATTTATGCTCATcgcctcttctttttttttccttaaaggaaaACAGTGAGTGGGTGGAGTAAGTGACCGAAGTTTTCTAGGGCTTCAGATGTGTGACTTGGAAACTTCGCAGCCCAGCTAAGGTGCCAGGAATAAACGGTGCAGAATAAAcgttgagggaggtgattctcctcctatactccgctctggtgagaccccacctggagtcctgtgtccagctcgggagtcctcagcacaggaaagacgtggacctgttggagcgggtccagaggaggccacaaaaatggtcgGAGGGATGGAATATCTCTCCTGTGAGGcaaagctgagagagctggggttgttcagcctggagaagagaaggcttcggggagaccttactgcggCCTTTCtgtacttaaagggggcttataagaaaggtGGAGAGAGAGTTTTTACCAGGTGACAGgactgacaggacaaggggtgatggttttaaaatgaaagagggtagattcatattggatataaggaaaaatttttttatgatgagggttGTGAGCCCCcggaccaggttgcccagacCGGTTGTGGATGCCCCCACCACTGGTGGTGTTCAaggatggggctttgagcagcccGACCTACTgcaagatgtccctgcccgtggcagggggattggactaggtGCTCTTTGAAGACCCCTCTCAACACAAACCGCTCTATAAATCAAGACTGTGCATATTTAATTACCAATTAAAGACGCGcgtttaattaaaaattaatttgcatatGTAATTATATTATTAATTAAGATTTTGTATACTTAATTACCTCTGTCCCTAACTACCTGCTTTCCACGTTAACCGTATAACTACCACTTTAACGGAATTTCGCCCTCCTCGGCGTGTTCAGCACTTTATTTCCCCGAACTTAGCGAATTTATCTGCAGCCACCGGCTCCGGTAACGCGGGGGTGGGCGCggcgaaggggcggggcgggcgcggggacggggcggggccgtccggccccgccccgtccccgcgcccgccccgccccttcgctccccccgccccgcagcgtCCCTGCCCGCCCGTCACGTGCGTTAGCGAcagccggcggcggcgcccattggcggaggggcggggaggggcggggccggggcggccgggccgtCAGCTGCGCGCCGCGGCTATAACAACAAAGGGCTCCGCGGGGCGCGGAGTCGGCGCGGCCGCGGAGCCGGGAGCAGCGCGGTCCAGGtgagtttgctttgctttgctttgcggggcggggggggtcaGGCTCGCTGCCCGTGCCCCGGCTCACGCACGGCTGTAACGGTGGTCTGAGCGCCCGGGCGAGGCGGTGGAAGGCAGCAGCGGAGCTCCCGTCTCTCCGTGCATCCCTCCCGGCTTCTCCCTCCTCGGAAAACACCGAGGCCGGGAGGTTTTTGCCGTTTTCCCGGCTGTCGGGCCGCCGGTAGTTGTGTCCTCCCCCCGCCCAGCGGCGGGGCTGGGCTCCGGAGCGCAGCCGGGAAGGTGCGCAGCTGCTGCGGGCTCTGCCGGGTCAGCGGCCGGCTCCGCTGAACGCGGCTTTGTGGAGCCTCCTGGTGGTAACGGAAAGGCTGCGAGCTGGGGGCACGGGAAGATCAGCAGCCAAGCTCTCCCAGAGAACTGCAGAAGCGGTTTGGGGGGTGtcttttcttggggtttttttttgcttagcaTGCACCTCATCTCCTCTGCTaggatggaaaggaaaaaaagaacaaagggGGTTTATGCAACAATACAATACCGTTGACATGTGTTAGATGTGTTATCTGTAACAGCTTTTTACTGCTGCTGTAGCTGAGCCAGTTGTTCCTAGTCCTGTCTTTTCTTGCAGCTGGTAATTCCCGTCTGAGAGCTGGAGTACCTCTCTTCCAGCCTCTGTCCCGTTTGCCTCCCCTGACAATGGCCCCAGCGTCACTTCTTGGTCCCCATCTGACTTGCACAATAGCATGCAAGTGTGGCATTTTTGAAGGCACTTGTCCAAAAGGATATCAAAACATCAACCGGTTTCTAAATGATTCAGATGGTTTCTTTTGGATCCTccttggggtgggggaaggggaaaatgaGACAACCTGCTTTTGATCTACAGAAAGCTGTTTATGGGTCAAAAGCTGTTTGGCTTATGTTCTCAGGACCAGTGATCTCCCTTTTTCTTGTTAGAGGTTAGTTATTTGATGTTCCTGTGATGCTTATGGAGCCTTAATGTAGGAGTGTGAGCTCTCATCTTACTCCATTCTATGTGCAGAACAAAAAGACAGCCCTTGCCTGAAGGTACTTCCAGCCTGGATCTAGGGAAGAGGCAACACATGCGTGTGGCAGTGGGAGTATGGGGAAAGCCAGTGCTGATCAGCAATTACGCTATGGCTTGCTAGTTAgcctaaagaaaaaacaaactcttTTGTTCCTAGGCCTTGTGCCAGAAGAGGGTTAGAGATGGATGTGGAAGATAAGCGGAAGGCTACAGACTTCAAGCTTTCACTTAGAGTCCGTTTCCTTATCCATGGCAAGCTCTCTCTATAATTGAAGGTCTCAAAACTTGTCAAGAAGATGCTTAGGAACACTGGGCGTTTGGCATTTCCTTGGGTAACCCTTCCAGGGCTTAGTGAACTTAACGGTTAAAAGTGTTTCTTGCTAATAACCACTGAAAACTGAACTTCACTGCAGTTAAAAGCCGCTTCTGCTTGCAGTGAGTGTAGAAGAAGGGAATAAATGTTTGCCTCTTTCTTTGCATAATTGGCTACTGttgtcattttttctttccctctgttaagtctttccattttttcagtGTTACCATTTTTCTTTAGACTTCTGATCATTCTTGTAGCTCTCTTAAAGAGATCCcagatgtttcattttaaagtgtGGTCCTAAAAAACAGCCTTTTATCACTACTGCAGCTGAGCCATTTGTTCCTAGTCTTGTATTTTCCTGCAGCTGATGGTTCCTGTTGAAGAACTAGGGTGCTTAACTTCTTGAGTTACACTGTACCTTTTCATATTGCTTCTGAAGACTACTTTACATTCTAATCCTCTCCTTTTGTGCTGTTTGAGTAAGTAGGTAGCTGTATAAATGTCTGTAAGAGCAGTATTGTGTGGAGCAGGTGCTTGTCCTTGCATTGAGCAAGTAGGTGACGGGGGTCAGGTGTCCTGGGGTAAGGTGATGTAGGAGGCCAAAATGACCCTTTAGTGTGGTCTGAGAATTACAGGATGAAGATGGGTATACTGGCCTTAAATAATATTCTTTGTGTTGTATCTTCTTTTAATGGCTGGGTTTGTCTAATGTAGTGTGTCttattccctttctcttcctgaatGCAGACACTCATGCCCTCTTACATGTGTATCTTCTTCCCTATTTAATGATTAAACaggtatttaaaatgtaataattcTGGCATGCTGTGATAATTTCACCATAGTAATATTTGAATTAACTTGTAGTTAAATTGGtgaatatttttcacattaGTCTTTACTTACTCAGCTACTTTAATGGCTTCTATTTATTGGCTCATACATAAATATTCAAAGGCTGTAAGCATGCTGATCTGAGGTGGTTCAACATTCAGCTTCTTGGTAGTAAAGGGATTTTTCATCTTAACTGCCAAAAGTAGAGTTCAGGCTTACGGTCACCAATTACATGGAGATTTAGGAAAGTGTATTGAGAAATAAACATTAGTTTTAATTAAGTAATTAAGTATACAAGTTACTTTTCCTTGTTACTTAGACTTACCATACATGACTAATTGGGCACTTGCTGTGAAAACAATCCCACCGGTAACTATGTAGTGCACTTTGAACCTGAAGAGAGGATGTGCCTTCCTACTGTGGTAACTCGTAGGCAGTGGCCCTGAACTGTGTATGACGGGAGAGAGAAGATATGCTGCCTTGGGCACCCCTGGGAGCCCTTCCAGGAGTTTCTGGGAGAGGTGTGAGGCTGTGTTAACAGAGGAGATGCGATGTCTGGAGCAGAAAACGTGTGCTTGCCCTTCGCATCTctctgagcaggaggaagacaggcggggagctgggggagcacCTCGGTGAGCATGGGCACAAGGCTCCTGTACAAAAGTCCTCTCCTCCCATAGGAGAAGGTGGGGACCGACAGCTGAACAGACCTTTGCACGGGGAGGAGGATCTAGAGGAAGGCGCTCAGCTCCAAGGAGAGACCTAggctttttctgtgtgtatcTAGCTGGGAGGGAATGGTGAATGCCAGTGAAGTTGCCTCTCctcttaggggaaaaaagttcaCTGGTGCCTCAGACTGCACTAATGAGAgggtttttaatttgttccCTAGGGATGTTACCTATTGCTTTGTCATTAAGACCCCTGTCATCATTTTTTGCAGGTTTCACATAAACTGTTTACCAGTCATGCCTCTGCATGTCCCGTACCTAAGCTGATAAAGCATCTATGCACTTTAATCTCAAGTCTATGCCACTCTTCTAGTACAGTGTGAGCTGTGCCTTGAACCTTGGATATAAAGACCTACCAGCCAAAGTCTTGTTCCTGCCTTAGTAATGTTCCAGAGGTTAAATAACATGCTCATGGGAGAGATTAATAGCTTGTCCAGCCAGGAGCCAGAGTTCAGTGAGAAAGAAGACGATGAGTGGATTCTGGTTGACTTTATAGGTAAGACGTCTGTCAAACGTAAGCTCTGCTTAGAAACCAGTAGATTGGGAGAAACTTTACCTAAGCAAAACCAGTGTGGATTAGAGTGTAGGGTGTCTTCCAAACAAATGTACCAAAACATGTTACGTAAACTGATGAGAAAAATGATGTCAGCTTTATAAGCCTGACACAGGCTTCAGCAGAACCACTTGTACAGATAAAATATGTTTGACTTATTACGCAATTGTACTGCTTTACTGATAACAGTTGTTTTACGTGTCTAGCGTGGCTTGTCAGGGAactcccttttcccctccccttgcttttaaagaaacaattgtTATGTGCTGATAGgggtttatttctgtttctttttttatatcctGTTTCTGGCTACATGCAACCTTGGTTTTGACCTCCTGCAATCACCAACATCCATGGGTTCTTCTCCACTGACTAACGGCCACCTGCAGCAGACACTTGCACTaactgctctgcagaggaagCAGACATCACTGAAGCATCGGCCGTGGATGGCTCGCCTGTCTTCTCTTGTTTACCGTCTCCCTTGGAACACTTGCCGGAGGCCAGCGAGTCTTGCTTCATCCAGTTTGAGTCATGTCCCATGGAGGAGAGCTGGTTTATCACCCCTCCCCCATGTTTTACTGCAGGTGGATTAACCACTATCAAAGTGGAAACCAGTCCCATGGAGAACCTCCTAATAGAGCATCCCAGCATGTCGGTGTATGCTGTCCACAATACCTGTCACAGCCTTAATGAGACTGGATGTGGAGATGAGGAGTTTCACAGCCCCGGTAGTCCCAGGTATGTCTGACTTGTCTTGTCAAGGAGCTCTGTTGCTGAAAATATCTGGTTTCTACTTGATCAGCTTAGACACTTAATACTGAATTTTCCAGCTTATTTTAGAGTAAGTGAATAAAGCATGAAGACTACACAAGGTGGGTAGGGTGGTcagagctgcctgcctgcttaGAAAAATGTTAGTCAGGATGACTGTGTCAGGGAACAGTTAGGTATGCTATTTTGACACTGCAGTGAATATTTATGGAGCCTAATTGTTCCCTCGCAGAATATGCTCCACTCCTGTTGAAACTGATGGCAGTTAACAGTGTAGCTGATAATGTAGATTTGAAAGCACTTTGTCCCCTCCATAGCTATGTGTACTTTTCATAACGGTTAGTCGGTACCCTTTTAGTCACTTCATGAGACgaaaaaatactactttaacTATCCTGACAGGGAagtctgttttgtatttttttgttcctcAACCTCGTGATAGATTAGGTCGGGATTAAATTTTTCCACAGGTGGCTTGTGGaacaaaagcaaactgaaatattctacAAAATTTACTCCCCTCAAGGTGAAAATTGCGCTGCAAACTTCTTACCTTGCTAAAAGTAGAAGTTATCTTGTTTGATTTTGGGCGTCTTAAAGATCTGGCCATGTGGGATTACTGCAGATGCGTGTTTGCTGTGCACTGCTGCTTTGGTGGTAACTGTCCAGTATATGCAGTTATACAAGTATAGTATACATAGATGTATACGAATAGAGTATTTTTACCATCATGACTCCACACTTCCTCATGTATTCATTGATTTGGAAATAACTGGGTGTTTTATGAGTCCTGGTTAATAACCAAGGCTGACTTTTCTTCCCATCTGGTGCCTAACCTTAGAGACAattgaaaatgaagagaaaaaaaaaaaggatcataGTATAGTAAGCTTtgttacacaggaaaaaaattagtgtAGCAGTAGAGTTGCTGTAGGTAGATGCCCATTGACTTTTCTGATCACCTCCTTGCCATATTTAAAGTtcttatttcaaagaaatgtgtGACTTTGAGATGACATGCTGCTGTATGATATTGAAGTATAGTGCTGATACTATTAATCTTGGAGAACAGGGGATTTGTATAAATATTTGGCGAGGGCAGTTTGTGATGTTAAGCTTCAAGAGCCTAGCTTAACTTAAATTGGGGGAACACATAGCACCTTTTAAAATGAGGGACTGAAGGAATTAGTAACATGCAAAGTCAGATACTGACTTTCAGTGAC
Proteins encoded in this region:
- the TP53INP1 gene encoding tumor protein p53-inducible nuclear protein 1 isoform X2 — translated: MFQRLNNMLMGEINSLSSQEPEFSEKEDDEWILVDFIDTCTNCSAEEADITEASAVDGSPVFSCLPSPLEHLPEASESCFIQFESCPMEESWFITPPPCFTAGGLTTIKVETSPMENLLIEHPSMSVYAVHNTCHSLNETGCGDEEFHSPGSPRLEARNETGQRVHCYVTALATRSTFLEKNKSFRPTHWIKEQNERHCLNRNGLRRQNLARDCHSRQIKHNGLLIHQPCQRQFNY
- the TP53INP1 gene encoding tumor protein p53-inducible nuclear protein 1 isoform X1, translated to MFQRLNNMLMGEINSLSSQEPEFSEKEDDEWILVDFIADTCTNCSAEEADITEASAVDGSPVFSCLPSPLEHLPEASESCFIQFESCPMEESWFITPPPCFTAGGLTTIKVETSPMENLLIEHPSMSVYAVHNTCHSLNETGCGDEEFHSPGSPRLEARNETGQRVHCYVTALATRSTFLEKNKSFRPTHWIKEQNERHCLNRNGLRRQNLARDCHSRQIKHNGLLIHQPCQRQFNY
- the TP53INP1 gene encoding tumor protein p53-inducible nuclear protein 1 isoform X3 — encoded protein: MFQRLNNMLMGEINSLSSQEPEFSEKEDDEWILVDFIADTCTNCSAEEADITEASAVDGSPVFSCLPSPLEHLPEASESCFIQFESCPMEESWFITPPPCFTAGGLTTIKVETSPMENLLIEHPSMSVYAVHNTCHSLNETGCGDEEFHSPGSPRAKKSCLRHTGTTGGPK
- the TP53INP1 gene encoding tumor protein p53-inducible nuclear protein 1 isoform X4, yielding MFQRLNNMLMGEINSLSSQEPEFSEKEDDEWILVDFIDTCTNCSAEEADITEASAVDGSPVFSCLPSPLEHLPEASESCFIQFESCPMEESWFITPPPCFTAGGLTTIKVETSPMENLLIEHPSMSVYAVHNTCHSLNETGCGDEEFHSPGSPRAKKSCLRHTGTTGGPK